The following proteins are co-located in the Anoplopoma fimbria isolate UVic2021 breed Golden Eagle Sablefish chromosome 18, Afim_UVic_2022, whole genome shotgun sequence genome:
- the armc1l gene encoding armadillo repeat containing 1, like — translation MMDALSVVSQLRDLASEPQNREVIVQDQGCLPGLVLFLDHQNPDVLLATVQTLRYLAELSPNIPTMKNELGMMVSLENLIGREGLSVDITALAQELFNILTAPVPRIPEREMRKKSQFFINSAQKKAKSITLHIQGLDSTDQRGLCEEALLKVRGVISFTFQMASKRCTVRIRSDLPTESLATAIASTKVLSAQQVVKNEAGEEVYIPLKQSGVEVQQNSALPDYLPEEEESPEREVDRAISRTKAKEDSSGSWLGSAASFLTKTFYW, via the exons ATGATGGATGCCCTGTCCGTGGTGAGCCAGCTGCGGGACCTGGCCTCTGAGCCGCAGAACCGAGAGGTGATAGTCCAGGATCAGGGCTGCCTCCCCGGGCTGGTCCTCTTCCTGGACCACCAGAACCCAGACGTGCTACTTGCAACTGTTCAG ACCCTGCGCTACCTGGCTGAGTTGTCCCCAAACATCCCCACCATGAAGAATGAACTGGGTATGATGGTGAGCTTGGAGAATCTAATTGGGAG GGAGGGCCTCTCTGTTGACATCACTGCCTTGGCCCAGGAGTTGTTTAACATTCTGACTGCACCTGTGCCACGCATACCCGAGAGGGAGATGAGGAAGAAATCCCAGTTCTTTATCAACTCCGCCCAGAAGAAGGCCAAGTCTATCACTCTTCACATCCAGGGGCTGGATAGTACT GACCAGCGGGGTTTGTGTGAGGAGGCTCTTCTGAAGGTCAGAGGAGTGATCAGCTTCACCTTCCAGATGGCTTCCAAGAGATGCACAGTCCGCATCCGTTCTGACCTTCCCACTGag AGTCTGGCAACCGCCATTGCTTCCACTAAGGTGTTGTCAGCTCAGCAGGTGGTGAAGAACGAGGCAGGAGAAGAG GTTTATATCCCTCTGAAGCAATCTGGAGTGGAGGTGCAGCAAAACTCAGCTCTACCAGACTACCtcccagaggaagaggagagccCAGAGAGGGAGGTCGACCGAGCAATTTCCCGCACCAAAGCCAAAGAAGATTCCAGTGGAAGCTGGCTCGGCTCTGCGGCCAGTTTCCTCACCAAAACATTCTACTGGTGA